Within the Bacillus sp. FSL K6-3431 genome, the region TCGGCTGAACGATCTCATGAAGCATTCGGATGAGAAATCGCCATTCCCAGCTATCGCTGAGGCCTTTCGGTATTTGCACCTCCATGCTTTTTTTTTCAAGGCCGTTTTTCATCCCTCTGCCCCAGTCGAATTGGGAGAGCGGCTGAAGTACCTGGTCGGGACCCGTTTGTACGAAAGTCTGAAGCAGGAACAGCCCAGTTCTAGTTGGTCCGTTCTGCCCGCTGGTTATATCATCGCTTATCTGGGCTCTGGGCAGTTCGGGTTGATTCAGCATTGGTTCATAACCGATCGAACGCTTCCCCCGGACGAAATTGCTCTGATGCTGACTCGGTTTATCCGTAATTCTCCCTGTTTTTCCCATCATTTTAGCTAAAACTAACAATAAATGATATATCAGGCATGTTGAGATCTTTCTCAAACGGGCGCAATTGCGGAAGATCATAGAGTGAAAAGTGATCAAACTTTTTTATCAAAACTAAACTTAAATTTACCAAGAATAATCCATTTTGATCAATATTTATTTCAAAACGGATTCTTTCTATTTACCGTAATCTTAGGGTTTACTCCATATTTCTAATCAAACTTTATTCTAAAGCTACATTAGTATCCTTTCTTTACTTCACTGACTACCTTTATCAGGGTTGATGTTTTAAAATGAAAGGGACAACTAATTAAGGAGGCGACCAACGATGGTCATGACATTGGAGCAGTTTCGCGAAATTTTGGATGAGAATCGTCGTTTAACCATTCGAACAATTGAGGCTTTCCCTGAAGATAAGTTATTCACCTTTGCACCGGTCGAACCGCTGCGGCCATTCTCAAAAATGATTTTAGAGATACTAGATATTGAACGGGGATATATACGCGGTATCGCTCTCGATGAATGGGAATATAGCCAACCTTTTGCTAGTGTTTCGACCAAAGCGGAACTTTTAGACGGTTGTCATAAAACCAAAGAGGATGTGCAAAAATGGTGGCCAAAAATCAACAAGGAACAGTTGCACACCGTAGAAAAAGATCCTTTTTTTGGTGGCGAAATGAGTCATTTCGAACGTCTACATTATGCGTTGGAAAATGAAATCCACCATCGGGGCCAAGGTTTTATTTACTTACGGTTACTTGGGATTGAACCGCCAGCGTTTTGGGAGCGATAATAAAAAGGGACAACATTTTTATTTAACCCGGATTCGTTTTTTTATACCGAGAAACTTTTAGGTAAAACCAGATAGCTGAATGACGAAGTGAAATCTATCCAATAACGGGAAAAACGTATGTTTTTCCCGTTTTGATATAAACCTCTATGTAAAAAGTTGAATTCCACCTTGTGGATTTGAAATAAAGTTGTACCGTTTTATAAGGGTAATTATAAAGAAAACACTGTTGTATAAGGACTTTTGAAAATTTCTGATCAACCTTTTTTACAAAAATTTCAAACTAATTTACAAGAAGAGAATCCATTTTATGAATTCATTCTAAGAAGAAACCCACACATTTTGATTAATCTTTTTTCAAA harbors:
- a CDS encoding TetR/AcrR family transcriptional regulator, whose product is MEGRTDLRSVRSRKLIEQALTDILSNQGIKELTVKNLSQKAGINRGTFYLHYKDIFDLIEQTEWMRGLLKIFEPIRLNDLMKHSDEKSPFPAIAEAFRYLHLHAFFFKAVFHPSAPVELGERLKYLVGTRLYESLKQEQPSSSWSVLPAGYIIAYLGSGQFGLIQHWFITDRTLPPDEIALMLTRFIRNSPCFSHHFS
- a CDS encoding DinB family protein; the encoded protein is MVMTLEQFREILDENRRLTIRTIEAFPEDKLFTFAPVEPLRPFSKMILEILDIERGYIRGIALDEWEYSQPFASVSTKAELLDGCHKTKEDVQKWWPKINKEQLHTVEKDPFFGGEMSHFERLHYALENEIHHRGQGFIYLRLLGIEPPAFWER